A stretch of Episyrphus balteatus chromosome 2, idEpiBalt1.1, whole genome shotgun sequence DNA encodes these proteins:
- the LOC129910525 gene encoding kinesin-like protein KIF23 encodes MMRNTARTPIRVPRTPQIRPHSSEKQKDPVNVFCRVRPLQSDADLSCIRVKNPTTIVLTPPEFALNHKQTTQKETQYIFKHVFEQTSSQRDVFQGVAQPLVENLIRGKNSLLFTYGVTGSGKTYTMTGDTRQRGIMPRCLDTLFRTISDFQAKKYIFKPDRLNGFEILSDADAMLERAAEMNMRFAKGKRKDSDPEIASQASTEPRPLNGLDEDNMFAVFVTYIEVYNNSVYDLLDEGGIQKTLQSKIIREDANHNMFVHGVTEIEIKSVEEAIEAFQTGQKRKRMGHTVLNAESSRSHSVFNVRLVQAPTDSQGETVIQDKRTITVSQLSLVDLAGSERSSRTKNTGQRLREAGNINNSLMTLRTCLEYLRENQTTSNQKKIPYRDSKITHLFKNYFDGEGQVSMIVCVNPRAEDFDENSQVMKFAEMTQEVQIARATPMKPDYGLTPGRRKANKIFKIAVNNLNDLGHTDAKKLDVDLGLVYTLGPGFPDYKIDSPEGDSAIQELMQYLMHRIEKRKILCADLENRCDNFRMNLVQVEKENLCLKTELASIKAVYNSERERIVALENKLRVHESSIDILNNKLSNRERQLDELQRKLSENQNLLSQKEQEKEKQKKKFNSKMAVEADKKNRELEIKLREQRQKLQERMRIKDEKLRLVSNIIKSDDIPGLKRSQSSENLSEINSAATTAVPSLRSHAQTTTIHSTARTVEINGTPRTVRGVPVANNRHRRSRSAGEKWLEHRAANPVPLGTILQPYLPNRKSINKLPDVKDLTGKQTKYCLVSQQADTDGEVETKLYKGNVIPTCAGGAQVVFDDVECLKQKSPIASPHRKRPSNPAETSMQPHEVSSRCTVGIEGHTSKRSKI; translated from the exons atgatgagaaATAc AGCAAGAACACCAATTCGTGTCCCAAGAACGCCACAAATTCGTCCGCATTCCTCCGAAAAACAAAAAGACCCTGTAAATGTATTCTGCCGAGTACGACCACTTCAATCTGATGCTGATTTATCATGCATTCGTGTCAAAAATCCAACAACCATTGTCCTAACTCCACCCGAATTCGCTTTAAATCACAAACAAACAACTCAAAAAGAAACCCAATACATTTTCAAACATGTATTCGAACAGACTTCATCGCAACGCGATGTCTTCCAAGGAGTCGCTCAGCCACTCGTCGAGAATCTGATTCGTGGTAAGAATAGTTTGTTGTTTACTTACGGGGTAACGGGAAGTGGAAAAACATACACAATGACGGGAGACACTCGTCAGCGTGGAATAATGCCACGTTGCTTGGATACATTATTCCGGACTATATCAGACTTTCAAGCGAAAAAGTATATCTTCAAACCGGATCGTTTGAATGGGTTTGAAATATTGTCGGATGCCGATGCAATGTTGGAGAGAGCTGCCGAAATGAATATGCGATTTGCCAAAGGCAAACGCAAAGATTCTGATCCGGAAATTGCATCGCAAGCTTCCACGGAACCAAGGCCATTGAATGGATTGGATGAAGACAATATGTTTGCTGTGTTTGTGACTTATATTGAAGTTTATAATAATAGCGTTTATGATTTGTTGGATGAAGGAGGAATTCAAAA GACATTGCAGAGTAAAATTATCCGCGAAGATGCCAATCACAATATGTTTGTCCATGGAGtaactgaaattgaaatcaaatcAGTCGAAGAAGCCATCGAAGCATTCCAAACTGGCCAGAAACGCAAACGCATGGGACACACTGTACTTAATGCAGAATCCAGCCGTAGTCATTCGGTATTCAATGTTAGATTGGTGCAGGCACCCACAGATAGTCAAGGTGAGACTGTGATCCAGGACAAGCGAACAATCACCGTTAGTCAGCTGTCGTTGGTCGATTTGGCTGGAAGCGAGCGATCGTCGCGCACAAAAAACACTGGACAACGCTTGCGCGAGGCAGGAAACATTAATAATTCCCTCATGACTCTAAGGACATGCTTAGAATACTTGAGAGAGAATCAAACAACCTCAAATCAGAAGAAGATTCCTTACAGAGATTCCAAGATAAcacatttatttaagaattactTTGATGGTGAGGGTCAGGTTTCTATGATTGTTTGTGTAAATCCAAGAGCAGAAGATTTTGATGAGAATTCA CAAGTAATGAAATTCGCTGAAATGACACAAGAAGTACAAATAGCCAGAGCTACTCCGATGAAACCAGATTATGGACTAACACCTGGTCGTAGAAAGGCTAATAAAATCTTTAAGATTGCTGTGAATAATCTGAATGATTTGGGCCATACTGATGCCAAGAAATTAGATGTTGATCTTGGTCTTGTTTATACACTTGGACCAGGTTTCCcagattataaaattgatagtCCTGAAGGTGATTCAGCTATACAAGAACTAATGCAGTATTTAATGCATCGAATTGAGAAGAGAAAGATTTTATGTGCTGATTTGGAGAATCGAT gtGATAACTTCCGAATGAATTTGGTCCAAGTTGAAAAAGAGAATCTCTGCTTAAAAACTGAATTAGCATCTATCAAAGCTGTCTACAATAGCGAACGTGAACGCATTGTAGCACTCGAAAATAAACTTCGTGTTCACGAAAGTTCCATCGATATTCTTAACAATAAATTAAGTAATCGCGAACGTCAACTCGATGAATTACAAAGAAAACTctctgaaaatcaaaatcttctctcacaaaaagaacaagaaaaagaaaaacaaaagaaaaaattcaattccaaaATGGCCGTTGAAGCggataaaaaaaatcgtgaattagaaataaaattacgCGAACAACGACAAAAGCTACAAGAAAGGATGCGTATAAAGGATGAGAAACTGCGATTGGTATCGAATATTATCAAATCCGATGACATTCCTGGCCTGAAACGATCACAAAGTTCAGAGAATTTAAGTGAAATTAAttcagcagcaacaacagcagtGCCATCATTGCGTTCTCATgctcaaacaacaacaatacattCGACAGCTAGAACTGTCGAAATTAATGGAACTCCAAGGACTGTTAGG gGCGTTCCAGTTGCTAACAATCGTCATCGTCGATCCCGTTCGGCTGGTGAAAAATGGTTAGAACACAGGGCAGCCAATCCAGTGCCTCTGGGCACAATCCTGCAACCGTACTTACCAAATCggaaatcaataaataaattgccCGATGTGAAAGATCTCACTGGCAAACAGACAAAATACTGTCTTGTGTCGCAACAAGCCGATACCGATGGCGAAGTTGAAACGAAACTCTACAAAGGTAATGTGATTCCAACTTGTGCTGGAGGGGCGCAAGTTGTCTTTGACGACGTGGAATgtctaaaacaaaaatcaccGATAGCATCGCCTCATAGGAAGAGACCAAGCAATCCGGCCGAGACTAGTATGCAACCACATGAGGTTTCTTCGAGATGCACAGTTGGCATTGAGGGGCACACCAGTAAGCGATCCAAGATATGA
- the LOC129910526 gene encoding sulfide:quinone oxidoreductase, mitochondrial encodes MSASVIFVNKFHQLLSVRSLNAARYLSTSKLCSQKEECKVLVVGAGSGGCAMAAKLSSKLDKGSVIVLEPADKHYYQPMFTLIGGGMKRLEQSCRSMSDVIPKNAKWIKEKAIEFDPKSNTVTTSSGKKITYDVLIVGTGLQLNYNKVPGLEEALSIPNGNVCSIYSPKYVDRTYEALQNIKEGNAIFTFPASPVKCPGAPQKIMYIAEHYFRRSNKRNKINITYNTALPVLFGVKYYADALWPICKERNIKVNLRRNLIEVRPNENLAIFQNLDKPEEIFEEKYSMLHAVPPMSAPDELAKCTELVNETGFVDVDKNTMQHVRHKNVFAIGDSSGSPNSKTAAAAAAQSPVIYKNIIAFLNGKDLKGSYDGYASCPLVTGYNRCILAEFDYDLNPLETFPIPQNKERYSMFFMKKELMPSLYWHMMLPGYWNGPALMRNALSVFNIGTKKN; translated from the exons atgagTGCATCTGTAATATTTGTAAACAAGTTTCATCAACTACTGTCCGTTCGCAGTTTAAATGCAGCTAGATACTTGTcaacttcaaaattatgttcACAAAAAGAAGA ATGCAAAGTCCTAGTCGTTGGTGCTGGCAGTGGAGGATGTGCTATGGCAGCAAAGCTTTCCTCAAAACTGGACAAAGGAAGTGTTATCGTTTTAGAACCTGCTGAT AAACACTACTATCAACCCATGTTCACTTTAATTGGAGGTGGTATGAAACGCCTAGAACAATCATGTCGTTCAATGTCTGATGTTAttccaaaaaatgccaaatgGATTAAAGAAAAGGCCATAGAATTTGATCCAAAATCAAATACAGTAACAACATCATctggtaaaaaaattacctacGATGTATTAATCGTTGGTACTGGTTTACAATTAAACTATAATAAG GTTCCTGGTCTCGAAGAAGCTCTTTCAATACCAAATGGAAATGTTTGTTCCATCTATTCACCCAAATACGTCGATCGAACATATGAAGCCTTACAAAATATCAAAGAAGGAAATGCAATATTTACATTTCCAGCATCGCCAGTTAAATGTCCTGGAGCACcacaaaaaataatgtacatTGCAGAGCATTATTTTAGAAGG tcaaataaacgaaataaaatcAATATCACTTACAATACTGCATTGCCAGTTTTGTTTGGTGTAAAATACTATGCTGACGCATTATGGCCAATTTGCAAGGAACGCaatattaaagtaaatttgaGAAGAAACCTAATTGAGGTTCGTCCAAATGAGaatttggcaatttttcaaaatttagacAAACCtgaagaaatttttgaagaaaag TATTCAATGCTACATGCTGTCCCTCCAATGAGTGCTCCTGATGAATTAGCCAAATGCACCGAATTGGTTAATGAAACTGGTTTCGTTGATGTtgataaaaatactatgcaacaTGTTAGacataaaaatgtatttgcTATTGGTGATAGCTCCGGTTCACCAAATTCTAAAACTGCTGCTGCTGCAG CTGCCCAATCACCTGTAATCTACAAAAACATAATAGCTTTTCTGAACGGCAAAGACCTCAAAGGCTCATATGATGGCTATGCATCGTGTCCACTTGTAACTGGTTATAATCGATGTATATTGGCTGAGTTTGATTATGACTTGAATCCTTTGGAAACTTTTCCAATACCACAGAACAAAGAACGATATTCAATGTTCTTTATGAAAAAGGAATTGATGCCTTCACTTTATTGGCACATGATGCTTCCAGGTTATTGGAATGGACCAGCGTTAATGAGGAATGCATTATCAGTTTTTAACATTGGGACAAAAAAGAACTGA